The Pigmentiphaga aceris DNA segment AAACCGCTTACCTGCGGGTGCTGGGCGTCACCTTGATGATCTCGGCGCTGACGGCACTGCTGGCGGTGGCGCTCGCCTATCCGTTTGCCTACCTGCTTAGCCAGATCACCGCCAAGCAGCGCGCGCGCTGGTTGATCTGGCTGCTGATCCCGTTCTGGACCAGCTATCTGGTCAAGACCTTTGCATGGATTCTGCTGCTGTCGCGTACCGGCGTGCTGCGTTCGCTGGCCGATGCCTTCGGCGCGGGTGAAATGACCGCCTCGCTGATCCCGTCGCTGACGGGCGTGTTGGTCGGCATGGTCCACGCGATGGTGCCCCTGGCCGTGATGAGCATGCTGCCCATCATGCAAGGCATCGACGCGCAGTTGTCCCGCGCTGCCCACACCCTGGGCGCGGGCCGTCGCACCGCGTTCTTCACCATCTTCATGCCCTTGTCGATGTCGGGTGCGGCCGCTGCCGGGCTGCTGGTGTTCATCACCAGCCTGGGCTTCTTCATCGTGCCTGCGCTGTTGGGCACCCCGCGTGAAACCATGGTCGGTCAGCTGGTCATCTCGGTGATTCTGGAACTGTTCGACATGCCGTTTGCGGGCGCACTGTCGGTGCTGCTGCTGGCGGTGACCATCGTCGTCTTCATCGCCTACGACCGCTGGGTGGGTTTGTCGTCAATGAGTGGCGATGCACCCGCAGGGCGGGGCGGCAGTCGGCGCATGCAAGCCTTCTGGGGCACGCTGGGTCGCTGGGCAGATCAGGTATTCCCTGCGCCCAAGCGCGGCACCGTCGCACGTCGTTCCTGGACCTTGCACTTGTACGGCGCGCTGGTGGCCTTGTTCCTGATGCTGCCGGTACTGACCGTGGTGCCGATCTCGTTCACCAGTTCCAACTTCCTGGCCTTCCCGCCGCAAGGCTTCAGCCTGCGCTGGTACGAAACCTTCATGACCTCGCCCGCGTGGCAATCGGCCTTCATTCGTTCGGTGCTGGTGGCAACGTCCACCGCATTGATCGCAGTTGCCTTGGGCCTGGGTGCCGCGCTGATGCTGGTGAAGATGCGCGGAAAGATTGGCAACGCGCTGTTCTCGTTCTTCGTCGCCCCGCTGATCCTGCCGCGCATCGTGATTGCCGTGGGCTTGTTCTACCTGTTTGCCCGCATGGGCCTGACGGGTACCGATGCGGGTCTGATTCTGGGCCACACCGTGCTGGCCATTCCCTATGTCGTCGTAACGATGGCAGCCGCCTTGAAGCGCTACGACTGGCGACTGGACGACGCAGCCAAGATTTTGGGTGCCAGCGCATCGGCCCGCATGCGCACGGTCATGTTGCCGATCCTGCTGCCCTCGATGGCGTCCGCCTTCCTGTTCGCTTTCCTGACTTCGTTCGACGAACTGACGATTGCGATCTTCGTCAGCGGCGGCCTGAAGACCACGCTGCCCAAGCAGATGTGGGACGACATGCTGCTTCAGGTCAACCCCACGCTGGCGGCGGTATCCACCACGCTGCTGGCCATCATCACTCTTATTATTTTCGCGATGGCCATGCTGCGACGCGAACGAAAAAATCATGCATGACTACACGCGTTATTTCCCCGTCCGCGGTGACGACGATCAGCTCGACGTACAAGGCATTCTGCATGCCGGTTTGAATGCCACGCCCGATCGCATGGTGCTGGCTTTCGACGCAGAGGAATGGACAGTGTCACGCCTGCGCCGTCATGTCGCGCTCAGCCAGGCCTGGCTGGCTACGCAAGGCATGGTGCCGGGCGACCGCGTGGCCGTGATGCTGAAAAACCATCCGGCCCATGTCGCCCTGATCTATGCCCTGATTCTGTCCGGCATGGTCTGGGTGCCCGTCAACACGCGCCTGAAGTCAGCAGGCCTGCAATACCTGATCGACCACGCCAAGCCGTCCTTAGTCGTGGTGGAACCCGAGTTCGATGAACAGGTGACGCAAGCCGGGGCCACGCATCCGTTCAAGTTGGTGCATGCCGAGTTGGTCGAATCGGAAGTGGAGGGCGCAGCCATTGTGCGTGCCCCTTGCGTGCCCAGCGACCTGCTGTGCTTGATCTATACCTCTGGCACCACCGGCGCGCCCAAGGGCGTGCGCTTCACGCATCGCATGCTGCGCATCGCCAGCGAAGCCGCCTTGATCGCGGCGGATGCCCACGATGGCGACCGCCTGTTCCTGTGGGAACCGCTGTGCCATATCGGCGGCGCGCAGATGCTGATGGCCCCGTTCCTGGCCAAGGTATCTTTGCACGTCGTGCCCGCGTTTTCGCTCAGCCGCTTCTGGCAGCAGATCGAAACCTCTGGCGCGACTCACCTGCATTACCTGGGTGGCGTGCTGGAACTGCTGATGCGCCAGCCGGAAACCATTCCGGCCAAGCACAGCATTCGCGTGGCCTGGGGCGCAGGGCTGAACAAGCTGACCTGGAAACAGGCCCAAGACACCCTCGGCATGGGACTGCGCGAATGCTACGGCATGACCGAATGTTCCAGCTTTGGCTGCTTCAATCAGAACGGCAAACCGGGGTCGATGGGGCGTGTGCTGCCCTGGATGACGCTGGAACTGCTGGATGAAAACGGCAAACCAGTGGGCGTGGGCGAGCATGGCGAGATCGTGCTGGCTACCGATGTAGAAGGCGCTTTCCTGGCCGGTTATCTGGACAACCCGGAAGCCACCGCCAGTACCTTGCGCGATGGCCGCCTGTACACCGGCGACATTGCGTGGCGCGATGCCGATGGCGACCTGTTCTTCGTGGGCCGTCGCACCGACAGCATGCGGGTGCGGGGCGAGAACGTATCCGCCTGGGAAATCGAACGGGTGTTTGCACAGCACCCGGATGTCAGCTCGGTGGCGGCGGTGGGCGTGAAAAGCGATATCGGCGAACAGGAAGTGCTGCTGTATGTGCAGTGCGAAGATAGCTCGCCGGAAAACCTCGCGCGCTTGGCACCGACCTTGTCCGCGTGGGCTTCGAACCGCTTGGCCAGTTATCAGCTGCCGCGCTACTACCGACTGGTCGAACGCTTCGACCTGACCCCCAGCGAACGCATCCGCAAACACTTGCTGCCGCGTGAGTTGGACGGGGCGTGGGATCGCTCGGTTCGGGGTTGAACGTCAGCGCTTGATCGTAAGTAGAAAAAAAGGGGGACCGCAAATAATTGCGATCCCCCATTTTGTTTGATCTATGGTCTGTAGCGACCTTGTCTACCTTCGCCCGGAAATCGCCCCGGCCGCCGTGATCACCAAGTCCGACAAGTGCTTTTCATCTTCCGCACGCCAACGCGGCTTGGTCACCGCCACGTTGATGCCACCCAGTGGGCGTCCTTCCGCATCCACAATCGCCGCCGCCACCGAGATATCGCCCATGTAGTATTCCTCGGCCGTTATCGCATACCCCGCATCGCGGATGCGAGCCAGCCGCGCGTGAATGGCCGCGCGATCGTTCACCGTGTTCGGCGTGTGGGCAATCAGCTGCGTGTCGTCCAAGATGGCATCGACCTGCTCAGTGGGCATCTGCGCCAGCATCGCCAGGCCGGGCGAGGTGCAATAAGCAGGCAGACGATTGCCCACGATCACCGTCGGGTTCAGCACGTTGCGGCTGACGATACGCAGCACGTACACAATGTCCGGGCCGTCCAGCACCGTGATGTTCGTGGTCTCCTCCGTCTCGCGGCTTAGCTGCTGCAAGTAGGGCGTGGCGCGATACACCAAGTCGTTCGACGCCACGTAGTTGTACGTGAAATCAAACAGTTTCACGCCCAGCGAATACGTCTTGCTGGACTCATCTTTCTGCAAGTAGCCCAGCGTCACCAAGGTGTAGGTGAAACGCTGCGCCGTGCTCACGTCCATGCCGGTCTGCGCCGCCACTTGCGACAGCGTCAGACGCTTGCGGGTGCCATCGAATGCGGACAGTACCCGCATCGCCTTTTCCACCGAATTGACGAACAGCGACGAGCGCTCCGGCGCATTGGCGTCCGGTGCGGTTTTCGCGGCGGATTGCGACGGAATGGTAGGCGAGCGGTGCGGAGCGGGTGACTTGTTGGACATGGAATCTGCTGGCCTGCGCCAAGCAGTTGGTGCGGAAGGGACCCGGCAATCTTACCGTGCCCCACCGGCACCCGCCGCCGGGAAAAACCTGGATGAGTCGTTCTGAATCGTGCGTTTGAAGGCGGTGGATTTCACAGCGGTTTAATGCCGCATCAGAGCAATATCACCGCGTTCACAGCACCTTAATTCTGCTGCATGAAGCGCGCCTTGAAGCGCTTGCCCTTGATGTTGGTCTTCAACAGCTTTTCCAGCGTGGCGTCCGCAATTTCCTGCTTCAGCGCGACGAAGGTCACGAACTCGGTGATGTTGATCTTGCCCACTTGGTCCATCGTCAGGCCGATGTCCTTGGTCAGCGCACCCAGGAAGTCGCCCGGACGCAGCTTGTCCTTCTTGCCGCCATGCACGCACACCGTCACCATCGGCGGGCGCAGCATGTCGCCAGGCGCGGGCTTCAGCTTCTCAATGTCACGCCATTGCAGCGGGCTGCCAATAAAGGTCTCGATCAGGTTGGCAAAGTGAACTTCTTCCGGCGAAGCCAGGTTCAGCGCCAAGCCTTTTTCACCACTGCGACCGGTACGGCCGATACGGTGAACGTAGATTTCCTTGTCGCGCGTGACTTCCACGTTGATCACCGCGTCCAGGTTCGGAATATCCAACCCACGTGCGGCCACGTCAGTAGCCACCAGAATCGAACAGCTGCGATTGGCGAACATCACCAGCACGTCGTCACGATCGCGTTGTTCCAGATCGCCATGCAGAGCCAGCGCGCTGAAACCCTGGCGCACCAAGTCGTCAACCAGTTCGCGGCACTGCGCCTTGGTATTGCAGAACGCAATCGCCGACTCCGGGCGGAAATGCTTCAGCAGCTTCACCACGGCTTCGGTGCGCTCGTCTTCGTCGATCTCGTAGAAATACTGCTCGATCTGCGCCGACTGGTGGATCGATTCCACCTTGATCTCTTCCGCGTTGCGCATCAAGCGCCCGCTGATCTTCTTGATGTCGTCGGGGAAGGTCGCCGAGAACAGCAGCGTCTGGCGACGCGGCGGGCACAGCGCCACGATCTGCGAAATCTGGTCGATGAAGCCCATGTCGACCATGCGGTCGGCCTCGTCCAGCACCAGCGTGCGCAGTTCGTGCAGTTCCAGGCTGCCGCGATCCAGGTGATCGAAGATCCGGCCCGGCGTGCCCACAATCACGTGCGCGCCATACAGCAGCGATTCCACCTGCGGGCGCATCGGCGCGCCGCCCGACAAATTAAGAATCTTCAGATTCGGGATCGAACGCGCCAGCTTGCGCACTTCCTGCGACACCTGGTCAGCCAGTTCGCGCGTCGGGCACAAGACCAGTGCCTGCACCTTGAAGCTCGTCACATCAAGGTTCTGCAACAGGCCAATACCAAAGGCCGCAGTCTTGCCGCTACCCGTCTTCGCCTGGGCGATCAGATCGCGACCATTCAGAATGGTCGGCAGGCTCTGCGCCTGGATCGCGGTCATGTTGTGGTAGCCAAGCGTGTCCAGCGTCGCGAGCATCGCGGGGGACAAGGGCAAGCTGGAGAAGGCGCTGGTGGTCACGGCAGGCAGTCAAAAAGGGGCAACCGGGTAGTTTACCAGTTAGGTGATGACAGGGCGTGCGGGACTGTGCGCGGGGCGGTGGGTATTGATATGGTTGTGCATACCTTGATGATTCGAATCTGCCTCGTATAGCGTTCCTGTAAGGGCCAGATCCGCCGTAAGGGTAATCGCCGTCTTAAATTACCGATGACTAATACCTAGACTTTGGCCCCATACGCCCTGGTCTTGATGCCTCCCCGCCAAAGGCCGCTGCGGCCATCACCGACCGAGGTTTTGCATGTCCAGTTCCAGCACGTCTCCGCTTGGTACATCCGTGTCCAGCGCTTCCGCATCTGCTGCGGCTACGTCCGGCAGTTCTGCATCTGCTGCAGCTACATCCGGCAGTTCCGCATCTGGTAAGTCCACATCTGGTGCGACCACATCCAGCACGCCGGATGCCGCAGCAACATCCCCCGTTCTGCTCGACATCGATGGCCCCGTGGCACGTCTCACCTTCAACCGTCCCGCCGTGCTCAACGCGCTGGACGGAGCAATGGCAAGCGCCTGGCAAGCCGCCCTGCAAACCGTTCGCGACACTGCCGGGCTGCGCGTATTGGTGATGCGCGGCGCAGGCCGCGCCTTCATGGCGGGCGGCGATCTGGGAGCCTTGCAGCAAGACCCGGTCGCCAAAGTGCAAGCCTTGCTGCCCGTCGCCCACGACTGCGTGCGGATAATCACCGATCTGCAGATACCCGTCGTAGCCAGCCTGCACGGTGCCGTAGCAGGTGCCGGCGTCAGCATCGCGCTTGCCGCCGACCTTGCCATCGCCGCCGAGAACACCCAGTTCACCCTGGCCTACGCCCGCATCGGAGCCAGCCCCGACGTAGGCGCAACCTGGCACTTGCCGCAGGTCGTAGGCCTGCGCAAAGCCATGGAAATCGCCATGCTGGCCGACACGCTGGATGCACAGGAAGCCTTGCGGCTGTCACTGGTGAATCGCGTCGTGCCGACCAATGCGCTCGAAGCAGAAACCGATGCGTTGGTGCAGCGCCTGGCCAACGGCCCGACCGCCGCCTACGCAAAGATTCGGCACCTGCTGAGGGATGCGGGTCAACGCAGTTTGTCTGCGCAGCTGGATGCGGAACAGGCTGCTTTCGAGGCCTCCGCGGCGACCGAGGACTTCCAGGAAGGCGTGGCGGCGTTCCTGGGTAAGCGACCGGCTAAGTACACGGGTCGCTGACGCATTGGTCTACACACATTCTCTTCCAAGGTCGTCATGACACTTCCAGCCATTCTGCAAAACCTGCGCTTGCCCGTCATCGCCTCGCCCATGTTCATCGCCAGCGGCCCTGAACTGGTCATCGCGCAATGCAAAGCCGGCATCGTCGGCGCATTCCCCGCACTGAACGCCCGACCGGCAAGCATGTTGGACACTTGGCTTGGCGACATAAAAGAAGCGCTGGCCGAACATCGCCGCCTGAACCCCGACGCCATCATCGGCCCGCTAGCGGTCAACCAGATCGTCCACCAGTCCAACACCCGCTTGGCAGAGGACATAGAAACCTGCGTGCGCCATCAGGTGCCCATCGTCATCTCCAGCCTGCGCGCGCCGCCAAAAGAAATGCTGGACGCCGTGCACAGCTACGGCGGCATCGTGCTGCACGACGTGATCTCCATCCGCCATGCCAACAAAGCGCTGGAAGCCGGCGTCGACGGCCTGATCCTGGTCGCAGCCGGGGCGGGCGGACACGCGGGCACCTTGTCGCCCTTCGCGCTGGTAGGCGAAGTGCGCCGATTCTTCGACGGCCCGGTCGTGCTGTCAGGTTCCATTGCCACCGGCTCCGCCGTGCTGTCCGCGCAAGCCATGGGCGCAGACCTGGCCTACATCGGCACCCGCTGGCTGGCCAGCCGGGAATCGAACATCGGCGACGCCTACCGCCAAGCCATCATCGACTCGGCTGCGGACGAAGTGATCTACACGCCCGTGTTCACCGGCGTGCATGGCAACTATCTGAAGCGCTCGATTGTGGCTGCGGGTTATGACCCGGCAGCGTTGCCCACTGAACCTGCCAAAGCAATGGACTTCGGTTCAGGCGGTGGCAGCGAAGCAAAAGCTTGGCGCGACATTTGGGGCGCAGGGCAGGGCGTAGGCTTGATGGACGACGCGCCACCGGTGGCGGAGTTGGTGGATCGGCTGCATGCGGAATATGTGGCGGCTCGCGCTCGGCTGAATGCGTTGGCTTGAATACCGCCTGGCATCGTCCAGGCTGCCTGGACGGGCCGGTTTGCGCGGTGTTGGCTAGGGCACACGCTAGGCGAAGGTCTTTGGAAAAACCACTATTCTTTCGGAACTCTCGAAGGAAGCAAACATGACAGTCATCACCTCGGTCGAAGACCTGCGTATCTTGGCCAAACGCCGCGTGCCCCGGATGTTCTACGACTACGCGGATTCCGGCGCTTGGACCGAGTCCACCTACCGCAACAACGAAACCGACTTCGGCAAGATCAAACTGCGCCAGCGCGTCGCGGTCAACATGGAAAACCGCACGCTGAAAAGCACCATGATCGGTCAGGAAGTCTCCATGCCTGTGGCGATTGCACCCACCGGCCTGACCGGCATGCAGCACGCCGACGGCGAAATCCTGGCCGCACGCGCTGCTGAAAAATTCGGCATCCCGTTCACGCTCTCGACCATGAGCATCTGCTCCATCGAAGACGTAGCCGAGAACACCAGCAAACCCTTCTGGTTCCAACTGTACATGATGCGCGACCGCGCCTTTATGGAACGCCTGATCAACCGCGCCAAAGCCGCAGGCTGCTCGGCGCTGGTCGTCACGCTCGACCTGCAAATCCTCGGTCAGCGCCACAAAGACATCAAGAACGGCCTTTCCGCGCCGCCGAAGCCCACGCTGCGCAACATGATCAACCTGGCCACCAAGCCGCGCTGGTGCCTAGGCATGTTGGGCACGCAACGCCGCACCTTCCGCAATATCGCGGGACACGTGGACGGCATTGCGGACATGAGTTCGCTGTCTTCGTGGACCGCTACGCAGTTCGACCCCGCGCTGAGCTGGGACGACGTGCAGTGGATCAAGGAACGCTGGGGCGGCAAGATGATCATCAAGGGCATTCTTGATGAAGAAGATGCCGAGATGGCCGTTCGCTCAGGTGCGGATGCGCTGATCGTGTCGAACCACGGAGGGCGTCAGTTGGATGGGGCGCTGTCGTCGATTGAGGCACTGCCGCGCATTGTGCGGACGGTGGGTGATCGCATTGAAGTGCATATGGATGGTGGCGTGCGTTCAGGCCAGGATGTGCTGAAGGCCGTGGCGCTGGGCGCGCGTGGGGTTTATATCGGCCGTGCGTTCTTGTATGGGCTGGGTGCGATGGGTGAAGCGGGCGTGACGAAGACGCTTTCGCTGATTCGCAATGAGATGGATATCACGATGGCGCTGTGCGGGCTGCGTGACGTGCAGAATGTAGATCGGAAGATTTTGGTGCCGGGGACTTGGAATGAGGGGAGTTCGGTCACCTCGCGCTGACTGCATGGCCCTGAATATTTCGTGCAGGTTTTTGAGATTGCTTGGTGTGGCTTCCGGTTAACCGGAGGTCACACCAAGATATAGAGAAATCGCCGAATATTGGATCGATCAAGATTCGCTTGATAAGTACAGCCGATAGCAATTTATAGAACAGTTCTTCAAGCTTCCTGGCATTCATGTGGCCTCGTAAAAATTCTTGTTTCTACGTTAGCTACGGCGATAGTAATTTTGAAATAAATTGAGTGAGCTGGGGGGCACGGTTATGCTGAGCATGTCCGCACGGTGCAGCTGATGAAGACTACCTGTATAGCACTTTGATCCGAAATCAATGGTGTTGACCATATTTGTGTGCATTAATTTATTTTTGACTTGGTTTATTCGTGGTTTGAGGGTCTTGTTGGGAGATGCTGGGTATTATCTTTTCATGTGCTAGGTTAAATATGTTATCAATGACAGGAGTAAATTGTGCCAGTATCTGCATCGTCCGTACAGGTTGGAGAATATTTCATTACCTCCAGCGGTCAGCTGCGAAAGGTGACGCAGCTTGATCAAGATGGGAAAGGGCGAGGTCGTGTCTATTATTTGAGCAAGAGCGCAAATATTACAAATCAAAGCTTCCATCCTGGACACAGTGTTTCTAATCCTCCGCTTCTGGAGAATTTTGCTAATGACTGTGCGAAGCTGCTAAGCAACGCAGATGTTGTTGCCTTCAGGAGCAATAATATTATTCTGCCGGGTGAATAATTTGTAATTGTTTATTTAGGTTGACGTCTCTGTATGCGGATTGCGGACGGTAGACGTCCACTTTCACTGGAAATGTGTTGCATCATCCGAGCTGACCTCTCTTCTAGCTTTTGGCTAAATGCGGGGTAGGTCTGCAAGGTCTTTGACTTACTAGCCCTTGATCGCCTAGGCGTGCTCGGCAAATAGTTTGATGTTTCGTTGATGTTGCATGCGTCCAACCGATTCGAAAGCTATTGATTTTCATCTAATTGGAGATGCCGCGTGATCGAGTCTACAACCTCTTCGGGAAATAGTATGAAGTTGATCAAGTACCGGGTTACAAATTTCCGATCTGTGAGGGATAGTGGCTATATCGATGCTGGTGATGTCGCCGCATTAATCGGTGTTAACGAATCGGGGAAGACAAATTTGCTGCTTCCGCTTTGGAAACTTAATCCTGCTCGTGAAGGCGAGATTCAGCCGACATCAGACTATCCGAAGACCATGTTTGCCGATGTGCGAGACGCACCAGAAAAATATAAATTTATCAGCGCCGATTTTGACGTCGCCCAGTTCAAAGAGAATCTAATAACCATTACGAACCTCGACGGTGCACAACTAGAAGTTGTTCGTGTTGATAGGTACTTCGATGGAAGCCACAAAATCTCGTTTCCCCAGTATGCTCCCAAGACGACAGTCGCTGCATCGGAGATCAAAGGCGAATTGGCGAATTTAGTCTCGGCTATTCAGCGAACCGACGCGCTCAAGAGCGAAGATCATCTTAAGTCAACGATCGTTGAGAACGTTCGTGCTTTGGCAGAGTTCACTGATCAGTACTGGACGGCTCAGGATCTAGATACTGCCATCGAGTCCTTAGGAAAGTTACTGCCAGACCAGCCAGCCAAGACGTCAACGATTGTTCCTCGTCTTCAGCAGACGATCGACGTGATGGGCTTATGGCTGTCCAACATCAAGTCGCCTACACCGGAAAATATTGAGGGCGTTAGGGACCTTGTTCTGAGCGCGATCCCTAAATTTGTCTACTATTCCAACTATGGAAATCTGGATTCGGAGATTTATCTGCCGCATGTGGTCGATAATTTAAAAAGAGGGGACCTTGGCGCAAAGGAAGCGTCTAAGGCGCGGACCCTCCGCGTGCTCTTCAGTTTTGTTCGTCTCCAACCCAAAGAGATCCTTGAACTTGGTCGCGATTTCAAAGATCTAAATAACCAGAATCGCCAGCCCACCGCAGAAGAAATTGCTCAAATAGCTGAACGCAAGCGAGAACGCTCAATCTTGCTACAGTCTGCAGGCACGACTCTAACCAAGGAGTTTAAGTCTTGGTGGAAGCAAGGCGACTATCGTTTTCGATTCGAAGCCGACGGCGATCACTTCCGCATTTGGGTTTCGGATGACCGACGCCCAGAAGAAGTAGAGCTTGAGAATCGCAGTACGGGGCTGCAGTGGTTCCTAAGTTTCTACCTCGTATTTTTGGTCGAAAGCCAGGGTGATCACGAGGGCGCAATTCTTCTGCTCGATGAGCCAGGACTATCTCTTCATCCACTCGCTCAACGCGATCTTTCAGCCTTTTTCGATGGACTGACGAGGACTAATCAGATCATCTACACGACGCACTCGCCTTTCCTCGTCGACCCAGATCGGTTGGATCGAGTGCGAAAAGTCTATGTTGCTGCGGATGGCTCCACCGAGGCATCACCAAACTTGCGTCAGTCGGGCGTTGACCCGGCACAGGCCGGCGCAGCATATGCCGTGTACTCAGCACTCAACCTGAACGTCGCTGAAAGCCTTTTGTTAGGTTGCCTCCCGATCGTTGTCGAAGGTGCCTCCGATCAACATTATCTGACGATGATCAAGGCTCTTCTTATTGGTTCCGGGAAGATCAAGCCTCGCCGCGAGCTTGTGTTTCCCCCCGCAGGCGGAACTAAGACGTTGAGAATTACCGCGTCTATCTTGACCGGCCGGGACGAGAGTCTTCCAGTCGTTCTGTTAGACGGTGACCAGATGGGTCTTAGAATGGCGACTGAGTTAAAAAGCAGTCTTTATAACGGTGAGGAAAAGAAGGTTCTGACAACAGAAGAGTTCACCGATTTCAACGGATCGGAGCTAGAGGATCTGATACCACATGAGCGTTTTGTCGAGGCGGTGGACCGACATTTCCGTGCATCGGAACAGCAGTTCTTGGAAGTCGCTTCGAAAGAGAAACCAATCGTGCCGCAGGTTGAAGCCTGGGCTAAGAGTGAAAGTATTGAACTTACGGCTGGGTGGAAGGTTGAAGTAGCTAAGCGGGTGAAAGTTGTCCTGCTAACCAAGGGAATTGGTGAAATCGACGATGGTCTGGTTGAGCTATGGGTCCAGCTCTTTAGCCGATTTGAACCCTCTTAAACTCACTCGCTCTAGGCGTCAAGTCCCATGCGCAGGTCAGCGAAGCCTTTCATTTAGATCTAGAGCATGTCGGGAACTTCCCGCAGCGGCCAAAATCTGTGTAGCGGCGGGAAGCATCAGGATAGAGAACACCTAAAAATGCAGCCCGCTCAAGACTGAGGAGAAGCGCTCATAACCTCGTGTAAAACGGTGGCAGCATGCTAGCCAGTCGAAACTGCGTTCGACCACCCAACGCCTGGGCAGCAAGACGAAATTTTTCTTGACTGCGGGCAGCTCAAGGATCTGTAGATCAATCCAGCGGTTCAGTGCTGCCTGCTGGGCGTTCTCACCCGTATAGCCTTGATCGGCCCACGCCAGCTTGAATGTCTCAACAGTGACCTGCTGAACCGCATCGCATAAGACCTAGACCTGCGCACGATTTTGCTCATCGGCCGGGGTGACGTGAACGGCGAGTAAATGTCCAATGGTATCGACACGCCGTGTGAACCTTGCTGCCGCGTTTGCGCTCGTAGACATCGTAGCCAGCACGTGGGCCACTGTCACAACTTGATTGCAGCGTTCGGCCATCCAGAACGATCGCGCCGGGATGGCCTTTGGGTCGTTTTGCAGCGCGAACGACCGGCCGCAGGTCCGATACCATCACCTCAAAACAACCTGCTTCAACCCAGCGCCGACACTGCTGGTAGACCGCTTCTCAAGGAGGAAAATGTATCGGCAGCATACGCACTGCGCGTCAGTACGTACGATCCAGCGCAGCGACATCGCACAGTTCATGTTGACGCTGTGGCGCAGCCGTTTCCAACAGCGTCAGATATGGGCTGCAATCTCCATTTTTCATCGATGACACGGGTGGAATAAGGCTTGCGAAACATCCGGAAATTTTAGCTATGAACCAACCCTGAATTTCATAACGCGCCCTAGTAGAATTTATAGCCATCTCTAAAATTAATTCCATTAATTGCTTGCTGGTGTTCCATTCCATTTCCATCTAAAGCTGTGATGATGATTGTCATAGCATCCGTTCCGCGAGGAGTAGTTACTGTGATAGAGGTGTGACGTCCGCGAGATATTTTAGGGAAATTAAATTCTTTTGAAAAA contains these protein-coding regions:
- a CDS encoding alpha-hydroxy acid oxidase; the protein is MTVITSVEDLRILAKRRVPRMFYDYADSGAWTESTYRNNETDFGKIKLRQRVAVNMENRTLKSTMIGQEVSMPVAIAPTGLTGMQHADGEILAARAAEKFGIPFTLSTMSICSIEDVAENTSKPFWFQLYMMRDRAFMERLINRAKAAGCSALVVTLDLQILGQRHKDIKNGLSAPPKPTLRNMINLATKPRWCLGMLGTQRRTFRNIAGHVDGIADMSSLSSWTATQFDPALSWDDVQWIKERWGGKMIIKGILDEEDAEMAVRSGADALIVSNHGGRQLDGALSSIEALPRIVRTVGDRIEVHMDGGVRSGQDVLKAVALGARGVYIGRAFLYGLGAMGEAGVTKTLSLIRNEMDITMALCGLRDVQNVDRKILVPGTWNEGSSVTSR
- a CDS encoding AAA family ATPase — translated: MKLIKYRVTNFRSVRDSGYIDAGDVAALIGVNESGKTNLLLPLWKLNPAREGEIQPTSDYPKTMFADVRDAPEKYKFISADFDVAQFKENLITITNLDGAQLEVVRVDRYFDGSHKISFPQYAPKTTVAASEIKGELANLVSAIQRTDALKSEDHLKSTIVENVRALAEFTDQYWTAQDLDTAIESLGKLLPDQPAKTSTIVPRLQQTIDVMGLWLSNIKSPTPENIEGVRDLVLSAIPKFVYYSNYGNLDSEIYLPHVVDNLKRGDLGAKEASKARTLRVLFSFVRLQPKEILELGRDFKDLNNQNRQPTAEEIAQIAERKRERSILLQSAGTTLTKEFKSWWKQGDYRFRFEADGDHFRIWVSDDRRPEEVELENRSTGLQWFLSFYLVFLVESQGDHEGAILLLDEPGLSLHPLAQRDLSAFFDGLTRTNQIIYTTHSPFLVDPDRLDRVRKVYVAADGSTEASPNLRQSGVDPAQAGAAYAVYSALNLNVAESLLLGCLPIVVEGASDQHYLTMIKALLIGSGKIKPRRELVFPPAGGTKTLRITASILTGRDESLPVVLLDGDQMGLRMATELKSSLYNGEEKKVLTTEEFTDFNGSELEDLIPHERFVEAVDRHFRASEQQFLEVASKEKPIVPQVEAWAKSESIELTAGWKVEVAKRVKVVLLTKGIGEIDDGLVELWVQLFSRFEPS